One genomic region from Prochlorococcus marinus str. SB encodes:
- the rimI gene encoding ribosomal protein S18-alanine N-acetyltransferase → MISIEQIYKKDIDLCYELDSDTISLWNKTQWANEFKKEDTKIFGLLITNLVIGICVFQVVLDEAQINYFVVNKKFRKRGFGSYLMSYLIKKCEKLNLRKILLEVSQGNVTAEKFYSRFDFSTVGIRKNYYKDGSHALLKEKKLTTK, encoded by the coding sequence ATGATATCTATCGAACAAATTTATAAGAAAGATATTGATTTATGTTATGAATTAGATTCAGATACAATTTCCTTATGGAATAAGACACAATGGGCTAACGAATTCAAAAAAGAAGATACAAAAATCTTTGGATTATTAATTACAAATTTGGTTATTGGAATATGTGTTTTTCAGGTTGTTCTTGATGAAGCTCAAATAAATTATTTTGTTGTAAATAAGAAATTTAGGAAAAGGGGTTTTGGATCATATCTTATGAGCTATTTAATAAAAAAATGTGAAAAATTAAATTTAAGAAAAATATTATTGGAGGTTTCTCAGGGTAATGTTACTGCTGAAAAATTTTATAGTCGATTTGATTTTTCTACTGTAGGAATAAGAAAAAATTATTATAAGGATGGTTCACATGCTCTCTTAAAAGAAAAAAAATTAACAACAAAATAA
- the lysA gene encoding diaminopimelate decarboxylase: protein MEEKQSFLKEKIDLESPNKNIVPISTSIGGDGKLSVGGCSIEELVKRYDSPLYILDEITLRKSCRAYKKALEKYYPGESLPIYASKANSSIFMSNLVSSEGLGLDAVSEGELLTALKGGVPNEKIVFHGNNKSDKEIDFAIRNNIKIIVDNDYDLRRLEEVSNSLDHDLEIMIRFTPGIECHTHEYIRTGSFDSKFGFGIEYLNNLFATISETKHLKLKGLHAHIGSQIFELDPHKDLGEIMVKVILDAKKFGHNINELNVGGGLGIKYTTYDDPPSIDEWVKTISNSVFKACKKHNLDLPKLMCEPGRSIVSTAGITIYKIGAFKEIPGIRTYLSVDGGMSDNPRPITYQSNYSACLVKNPLNINSKNKYTIAGKHCESGDVLFKEIELANCETGDLICVFGTGAYNNSMSSNYNRIPRPASLLVCNGEAEIIQKRESPLDLLKYDVLPDRFIK from the coding sequence ATGGAAGAAAAACAATCTTTTTTAAAAGAGAAAATTGACTTAGAAAGTCCTAATAAAAATATTGTACCTATTTCCACATCCATTGGAGGAGATGGGAAATTGTCAGTTGGCGGATGTTCTATTGAAGAGTTGGTTAAAAGATATGATTCCCCCCTTTATATATTGGATGAAATCACTTTGAGAAAGTCTTGTAGAGCTTATAAAAAAGCATTAGAAAAATATTACCCAGGGGAATCTCTACCTATATATGCTTCCAAAGCAAATAGCTCTATATTCATGAGTAATCTTGTTTCCTCAGAAGGTTTAGGACTTGATGCAGTGTCAGAGGGAGAATTATTAACTGCTCTAAAGGGTGGGGTACCAAACGAAAAAATTGTTTTTCATGGGAATAATAAATCTGATAAAGAAATTGATTTCGCAATTAGAAATAACATCAAAATAATTGTAGATAATGACTATGACTTAAGAAGATTAGAGGAAGTATCAAATTCATTAGATCATGACTTAGAAATAATGATTCGCTTTACTCCTGGAATCGAATGCCATACACATGAATACATAAGAACAGGTTCATTTGATAGCAAGTTTGGTTTTGGAATTGAATATCTGAATAATTTATTTGCGACCATAAGCGAAACTAAACATTTAAAATTAAAAGGCCTACATGCCCATATTGGTTCCCAGATCTTTGAACTAGACCCACATAAGGATCTAGGTGAAATAATGGTAAAAGTTATTTTAGACGCCAAAAAATTTGGCCATAATATTAATGAACTTAATGTCGGTGGAGGTTTAGGCATTAAATATACAACATATGACGATCCACCTTCTATCGATGAATGGGTTAAAACAATTTCCAACTCGGTTTTTAAAGCTTGTAAAAAACACAATTTAGATCTACCAAAATTGATGTGTGAACCTGGAAGATCCATCGTTTCTACAGCAGGCATAACAATTTACAAGATTGGAGCTTTTAAAGAAATTCCTGGAATCAGAACTTATTTGTCAGTTGATGGCGGGATGAGTGATAATCCAAGGCCAATAACATATCAATCAAATTATTCTGCCTGTTTGGTAAAAAACCCCTTAAATATTAACTCAAAAAATAAATATACAATCGCTGGTAAACACTGCGAATCGGGAGATGTATTGTTTAAGGAGATAGAACTAGCAAATTGCGAAACAGGAGATCTAATATGTGTTTTTGGTACTGGTGCTTACAATAATTCAATGAGTTCTAACTACAACAGAATTCCGAGACCTGCATCACTTTTAGTTTGTAATGGAGAAGCAGAGATTATTCAAAAAAGAGAAAGTCCGCTTGATCTTTTGAAATATGATGTTTTGCCTGATCGCTTTATTAAATAA
- the cdaA gene encoding diadenylate cyclase CdaA, giving the protein MNFWGIINFKLLLDVLFALGFGLLLFSRVKEQRTLWLLRGYLFLVSSAWFIQRYASLPLTSKLIDAVVLACSLSLAILWQGELRRLMELLGTGRLAVLLGNPPKEFRATSTTITQLVDTAGKLSQNRRGALIVVDLGSDLRPEDFLYSGTKIEAQLSTDLLINLFATDTPLHDGAVLVKGNKIISAGVILPLSRQGISRYGTRHLAALGITERFDRCICIVVSEETGTLSLANQGKLERPITSSRLQELLAKLIGNQNSMGSNKVSLSKNVLSQKTDSDDNIITDINKKESEKSEIFINKKD; this is encoded by the coding sequence GTGAATTTTTGGGGAATTATAAATTTTAAGCTTTTATTAGATGTCTTATTTGCTCTTGGTTTCGGACTTTTATTATTCTCTAGAGTAAAAGAACAAAGAACATTATGGCTTCTAAGAGGCTATTTGTTTTTGGTATCATCCGCATGGTTTATTCAAAGATATGCATCCTTACCCCTAACATCAAAATTAATTGATGCTGTTGTCCTAGCTTGCTCTCTTTCATTAGCGATTCTTTGGCAAGGAGAGTTAAGAAGATTAATGGAATTACTAGGCACTGGAAGGTTAGCTGTATTACTTGGGAATCCACCAAAAGAATTTAGAGCAACTTCAACTACTATTACTCAGTTAGTTGATACTGCAGGTAAACTTTCTCAAAATAGAAGAGGCGCTTTAATCGTTGTAGATTTGGGGAGTGATTTAAGACCTGAAGATTTTTTATATTCAGGCACCAAAATTGAGGCACAATTATCAACTGACCTTTTAATAAATCTTTTTGCAACAGATACGCCTTTACATGACGGAGCAGTTCTTGTGAAAGGGAATAAAATAATTTCTGCCGGCGTAATACTTCCTCTTTCAAGACAAGGTATAAGTAGATATGGCACTAGACATCTAGCAGCATTAGGTATTACAGAAAGATTTGACAGATGTATTTGTATTGTTGTTTCTGAAGAAACAGGTACATTATCATTAGCAAACCAAGGCAAACTCGAAAGGCCAATAACCAGCAGCAGGTTACAAGAACTTCTTGCAAAATTGATTGGTAATCAAAACTCTATGGGATCAAATAAAGTATCTTTAAGTAAAAATGTCTTATCCCAAAAAACAGACTCAGATGATAATATTATCACTGATATTAATAAAAAAGAGTCAGAAAAATCAGAAATTTTTATTAACAAAAAGGATTAG
- a CDS encoding isoprenyl transferase — protein MSLENVIEDKINDLLLKIDKQKLPNHVAIIMDGNGRWATRKGLPRSFGHKQGVNVLKKVLKAAKNLGCKVITVYAFSTENWTRPTKEVDFLINLFSEVLKKEIKEIHEESTKIKFIGDLTPFPKNLKELISSSESLTENNNKFLFNVCVNYGGRQEIVQVAKELALKSSAGEIKPSEINEELFNSELLTGGIKDPELLIRTSGEKRISNFLLWQLAYSEIYISDVLWPEFNEHEFFKAIIDYQSRNRRFGGIESLPNESFEDSQYLS, from the coding sequence ATGAGTTTAGAAAATGTAATAGAGGATAAAATTAATGACTTATTATTAAAAATAGATAAGCAAAAATTACCCAACCATGTAGCAATAATTATGGACGGCAATGGGAGATGGGCGACCAGAAAAGGTTTACCCAGATCATTTGGTCATAAACAGGGCGTTAATGTATTAAAAAAAGTTCTCAAAGCTGCTAAAAATTTAGGTTGTAAAGTAATTACTGTTTATGCTTTTTCAACTGAAAATTGGACAAGGCCAACAAAAGAAGTTGATTTCCTCATAAATCTTTTTAGTGAAGTTTTAAAAAAGGAAATTAAAGAGATACATGAAGAATCAACAAAAATAAAATTTATTGGGGATTTAACTCCTTTCCCAAAAAATTTAAAAGAACTAATCTCTAGTTCAGAATCACTTACTGAAAATAATAATAAATTTTTATTTAATGTTTGTGTTAACTACGGAGGTAGACAAGAAATTGTTCAAGTTGCAAAAGAACTAGCATTAAAATCTTCTGCTGGGGAAATTAAACCAAGTGAAATTAATGAAGAATTATTTAATTCAGAACTATTAACTGGAGGTATTAAGGATCCAGAATTATTAATAAGAACTAGTGGCGAAAAAAGGATAAGTAATTTTTTACTATGGCAATTAGCATATTCAGAAATTTATATATCTGATGTACTTTGGCCAGAGTTCAATGAGCATGAATTTTTTAAAGCCATAATTGATTACCAATCAAGAAATAGACGTTTCGGCGGTATAGAATCATTACCAAATGAATCTTTTGAAGATTCTCAATATTTATCCTAA
- the bioB gene encoding biotin synthase BioB, translating to MANSNNQLLKEIRFDWNKEEILEILNMPLIDLMWESQNVHRKFNKYDIQLASLFSVKTGGCEENCSYCSQSIYSASEIKSHPQFQVEQVLARAQIAKNEGADRFCMGWAWREIRDGKSFNAMLEMVSGVRDLGMEACVTAGMLTEDQASRLADAGLTAYNHNLDTSPEHYKNIITTRTYQDRLDTIKRVRNAGINVCCGGIIGLGETNGDRASLLEVLSNMNPHPESVPINSLVAIEGTGLEDNQEIDSIEMIRMIATARILMPKSKIRLSAGREKLSKEAQILCFQCGANSIFYGDELLTTSNPSFQSDRKLLKEVGLSFNKDFETREKTLSSL from the coding sequence ATGGCTAATTCGAATAATCAGTTATTAAAAGAAATTAGGTTTGATTGGAATAAAGAGGAGATATTGGAAATACTTAATATGCCTCTTATTGATTTAATGTGGGAATCACAAAACGTTCATAGGAAATTTAATAAGTACGATATTCAATTAGCATCATTGTTCAGCGTAAAAACTGGTGGATGTGAGGAAAATTGTTCCTACTGTAGCCAATCTATTTATAGTGCTAGCGAAATTAAAAGTCATCCACAATTTCAAGTTGAACAGGTTTTAGCAAGAGCTCAAATAGCAAAAAATGAAGGTGCAGATAGGTTTTGTATGGGTTGGGCGTGGAGAGAAATTAGAGATGGGAAATCTTTTAATGCAATGTTAGAGATGGTTAGCGGTGTAAGAGATTTAGGGATGGAAGCATGTGTTACTGCAGGAATGCTTACAGAAGATCAAGCTTCAAGACTGGCTGATGCAGGTTTGACCGCGTATAACCACAATCTTGATACTAGTCCTGAGCATTATAAAAATATTATTACGACTAGAACTTATCAAGACAGACTAGATACTATAAAAAGAGTAAGAAATGCAGGAATAAATGTTTGTTGTGGAGGGATAATAGGCTTGGGTGAAACTAATGGAGATAGAGCATCTCTTTTGGAAGTCCTTTCAAACATGAATCCACACCCAGAAAGTGTTCCTATAAATTCATTAGTAGCTATTGAAGGTACTGGTTTAGAAGATAATCAAGAAATTGATTCTATTGAAATGATAAGGATGATAGCTACAGCAAGAATTCTTATGCCTAAAAGTAAAATAAGATTAAGTGCAGGGCGAGAAAAGCTTTCAAAAGAAGCCCAAATTTTATGTTTTCAATGTGGGGCAAATTCAATTTTTTATGGAGATGAGTTACTAACAACTTCAAATCCATCTTTTCAATCAGACAGAAAACTTCTTAAAGAGGTAGGATTATCATTTAACAAAGATTTTGAAACTCGTGAAAAAACATTATCTTCTTTATGA
- a CDS encoding rhodanese-related sulfurtransferase, with the protein MKGKNYKIVSLYSFFPFQENLIIDLKNKLLEIENENDLSGLLIFASEGINGTICAEKNVIDFVINLINKYAGNRNLNIKVNFSKEKVFKKLKIKIKKEIVTMGVPEINPAENNGTYIDSVDWNKLIKNQNTIVIDTRNHYEVSLGTFQNSINPNTRNFREFPKWVDDHLETHLENKQNTNIAMFCTGGIRCEKATSLLRKKGYKNIYHLQGGILQYLDDIPKEKNLFEGECYVFDKRVALDQDLEKGSYSICHACGMPISIQDQERKEYRKGIQCHFCIDKFSDDDRKRFEERQKQIDRSKVENHKIYKD; encoded by the coding sequence ATGAAAGGCAAAAATTATAAAATAGTCTCTCTTTACTCTTTCTTCCCATTTCAAGAAAACTTAATTATTGATCTAAAAAATAAATTATTAGAAATCGAAAATGAAAATGATCTTTCAGGATTGTTAATTTTTGCTAGTGAGGGTATTAATGGAACTATTTGTGCCGAGAAAAATGTAATTGATTTTGTTATCAATTTAATTAATAAATATGCAGGTAATAGAAATTTGAATATAAAAGTAAACTTTTCAAAAGAGAAAGTCTTCAAAAAATTAAAAATAAAAATCAAAAAAGAAATAGTTACCATGGGTGTCCCTGAAATAAACCCTGCAGAAAATAATGGGACCTATATTGACTCAGTTGATTGGAATAAGTTAATTAAAAATCAAAATACAATAGTAATTGATACTAGAAATCATTATGAGGTTTCTTTAGGTACATTTCAGAACTCTATAAACCCAAATACAAGAAATTTTCGCGAATTCCCCAAATGGGTAGATGATCATTTAGAAACCCATTTAGAAAATAAACAGAATACAAATATAGCAATGTTTTGTACCGGAGGAATAAGATGTGAAAAAGCTACTAGTTTACTTAGAAAGAAAGGTTATAAAAATATTTATCACCTACAAGGGGGTATACTTCAATACCTTGACGATATACCAAAAGAAAAAAACTTATTTGAAGGTGAATGTTATGTTTTTGATAAAAGAGTTGCTTTAGATCAAGATTTAGAAAAAGGATCTTACTCGATTTGTCATGCATGTGGAATGCCAATTTCAATTCAAGATCAAGAAAGAAAAGAATATAGAAAGGGTATCCAATGTCATTTCTGCATAGACAAATTCAGCGATGATGATAGGAAAAGGTTTGAAGAAAGACAAAAACAAATCGATAGATCAAAAGTGGAAAATCATAAAATCTATAAGGACTAA
- the lipA gene encoding lipoyl synthase, whose translation MIHNNLIKKEKILRLPSWIKFPISKASEFEKIQTLIKKSNIHTICEEARCPNRAECYASGTATFLLGGSICSRSCAFCQVNKGRPSSINIDECTQVAEAVKVLNLKYVVLTSVARDDLPDHGANLFISTIDEIRKIDSTIKIEVLTPDLWGGGKNLDETNNLQTERLKMILEKDPICFNHNLETVERLQKEVRRGANYKKSLSLLKKSKDIAPHIQTKSGIMLGLGETLDEIKNTIYDLKKIDCDQITIGQYLRPSFNHLAVKKYWDPSEFEYLYRFSKELGFKKVSSGPLVRSSYHAG comes from the coding sequence ATGATACACAATAATCTAATCAAGAAAGAAAAAATCTTAAGACTTCCCTCTTGGATTAAATTTCCTATTAGTAAAGCTTCAGAATTCGAAAAAATACAAACACTAATCAAAAAATCAAATATTCATACTATTTGTGAAGAAGCAAGATGTCCAAATAGAGCAGAATGTTATGCCTCAGGAACAGCTACCTTCTTACTGGGTGGATCGATATGTTCTCGTTCATGTGCTTTTTGTCAGGTAAATAAAGGTAGACCTAGTTCTATCAATATTGATGAATGTACTCAAGTGGCTGAAGCAGTGAAAGTACTAAATTTGAAATATGTTGTTTTGACATCTGTAGCTAGAGACGATCTCCCTGATCATGGTGCAAATTTATTTATATCTACAATTGATGAGATTAGAAAAATTGATTCAACAATTAAAATTGAAGTTTTAACTCCTGATTTATGGGGTGGAGGCAAAAATCTTGATGAAACAAATAACCTTCAGACTGAGAGATTGAAGATGATTTTAGAAAAAGATCCAATATGCTTTAATCATAATCTTGAAACTGTTGAAAGACTGCAAAAAGAAGTTAGGAGGGGTGCAAATTATAAAAAATCCCTTAGCTTACTAAAAAAGTCAAAGGATATTGCTCCTCATATTCAAACTAAATCAGGAATTATGTTAGGACTTGGGGAAACATTGGATGAAATAAAAAATACAATTTATGATCTTAAAAAAATAGATTGTGATCAAATTACAATTGGCCAATATTTAAGGCCCTCATTCAATCATTTGGCAGTTAAGAAATATTGGGATCCATCAGAGTTTGAATATTTATATCGCTTCTCTAAGGAATTAGGATTCAAAAAAGTATCTTCTGGCCCTTTAGTTAGAAGTAGTTATCACGCGGGTTAA
- the recR gene encoding recombination mediator RecR codes for MITYTKPLSKLIGHFEKFPGIGPKTAQRLALFILKQPESTIREFSKALLEAHSNVGRCKKCFNLTSEDECEICRNTERNQKLICVVAETKDLLALERAREFKGVYHVIGGLISPMDSVGPELLEIRSLVERVSKSEIDEIILALTPSVEGDTTSLYIGKLLAPFTKVTRIAYGLPMGSELEYVDEVTLARALEGRTNLN; via the coding sequence TTGATTACTTATACCAAACCACTTTCAAAATTAATCGGTCATTTTGAGAAATTCCCAGGGATTGGCCCCAAAACAGCTCAACGATTAGCCCTGTTTATTTTAAAACAACCTGAAAGTACAATAAGAGAATTTTCAAAGGCTCTGTTAGAAGCACATAGTAATGTTGGTCGTTGCAAAAAATGCTTCAATTTGACTTCAGAAGATGAATGCGAAATTTGTAGAAATACTGAAAGAAATCAAAAACTAATCTGTGTAGTAGCAGAAACTAAAGATTTGCTTGCTCTGGAGCGCGCCAGAGAATTTAAAGGTGTTTACCATGTTATTGGTGGTTTAATATCCCCAATGGATTCTGTTGGCCCCGAACTCTTAGAAATAAGAAGCTTGGTAGAGAGAGTTAGTAAGTCAGAAATAGATGAGATCATATTGGCATTGACCCCAAGTGTTGAGGGAGATACAACAAGTCTTTATATTGGAAAATTGTTAGCCCCTTTTACTAAAGTTACGAGGATTGCATATGGGCTCCCAATGGGCAGTGAACTTGAATATGTGGATGAAGTTACACTTGCAAGGGCCTTAGAGGGCAGAACAAATCTAAATTAG
- the psbP gene encoding photosystem II reaction center PsbP: protein MKNIKFNPFKYLFLIFLCLTLSACSGGLNAGLEAYQSPDGRYAFLYPTGWTRVKVDGGPEIIYHDLINSNETLSLVISDVNKEVQLEQLGSPSEVGQTLIDKVIAPEGSGREVKLINANKRETSNHIFYDLEYELNLNEQARHELATVVIDRGTLYTFAVGTNEERWNKVDGMFSNVIESFNFLI, encoded by the coding sequence ATGAAAAATATTAAATTTAACCCTTTCAAATATTTATTTTTGATTTTTTTGTGTTTAACACTGAGTGCTTGTAGTGGCGGACTAAATGCGGGATTAGAAGCTTATCAAAGTCCAGATGGTAGATATGCCTTTTTGTATCCAACAGGATGGACTAGAGTAAAAGTCGATGGAGGACCTGAAATTATTTATCATGATTTAATAAATAGTAATGAGACCTTAAGTTTAGTTATCTCTGATGTCAATAAAGAGGTTCAATTAGAGCAATTAGGAAGCCCAAGTGAAGTTGGTCAAACATTAATTGATAAAGTCATTGCTCCCGAAGGTTCAGGTAGAGAGGTAAAACTTATAAATGCCAATAAGAGGGAAACATCTAATCATATTTTCTATGATTTAGAGTATGAATTAAATTTAAATGAACAGGCAAGACATGAATTAGCTACTGTCGTAATTGATAGAGGAACACTTTACACTTTCGCTGTAGGAACAAATGAAGAAAGGTGGAATAAA